The Actinomycetota bacterium genome has a window encoding:
- a CDS encoding DUF1015 domain-containing protein, with product MGVPRFEPFSAVRYDHSRVEPADVLAPPYDVIGADELQRLESRSPYNVVHIDLARDDPARNRYDAARCRMQEWIEAGVLLRDDEPAFYLYRMGWHDEDGRPLQTTGVLGALALDPERSGQVLPHERTMAKPMDDRLRLMRACRANLSPIWGLSLGTGLDAVAPPPEGPLLRVTDDGGVHHRLWRLSGRGTIETVQASVGAGPVVIADGHHRYETALAYQAERRAAGAGAGPHDLTLAFVSDLASMEAGVRPIHRLIGGLPEHFPVREAMAASFLLLPVPGGPEALPGLMVARGGLGLVVGREAYVLQPRVTAGETVDSELLELALTPFPAHTTRYHHDVAEVLALLDKGEAQAAVLLRPTSVGQIEAAAREGRRLPQKSTFFHPKPRTGVAFRLLDEPPL from the coding sequence ATGGGCGTGCCCCGATTCGAGCCCTTTTCCGCCGTCCGCTACGACCACTCCCGGGTGGAGCCCGCCGACGTGCTGGCACCGCCCTACGACGTGATCGGCGCCGACGAGCTCCAGCGCCTCGAGAGCCGCAGCCCCTACAACGTCGTCCACATCGACCTGGCACGCGACGACCCGGCCCGCAACCGGTACGACGCGGCCCGCTGCCGCATGCAGGAGTGGATCGAGGCCGGGGTCCTGCTCCGCGACGACGAGCCCGCGTTCTACCTCTACCGGATGGGGTGGCACGACGAAGATGGCCGGCCTCTCCAGACGACGGGCGTGCTGGGTGCCCTCGCCCTCGACCCCGAGCGCTCCGGGCAGGTCCTGCCCCACGAGCGCACGATGGCCAAACCCATGGACGACCGGTTGCGCCTCATGCGGGCCTGCCGGGCCAACTTATCCCCCATCTGGGGCCTCTCGCTGGGCACGGGGCTCGATGCTGTGGCCCCGCCGCCGGAGGGGCCCTTGCTGCGGGTGACCGACGATGGCGGCGTGCACCACCGGCTCTGGCGCCTCTCGGGCCGGGGCACTATCGAAACCGTGCAGGCCTCGGTGGGCGCCGGGCCGGTGGTGATCGCCGATGGTCACCACCGCTACGAGACGGCCCTCGCCTACCAGGCCGAGCGGCGAGCGGCCGGGGCGGGCGCCGGGCCCCACGACCTCACGCTGGCCTTCGTGAGCGACTTGGCCAGCATGGAAGCGGGCGTGCGGCCCATACACCGGCTGATCGGCGGGTTGCCCGAGCACTTCCCGGTGCGCGAGGCCATGGCCGCGTCGTTCCTCCTGCTGCCGGTTCCCGGCGGCCCCGAGGCCCTGCCCGGGCTGATGGTCGCCCGTGGGGGCCTCGGCCTCGTCGTCGGCCGCGAGGCCTATGTCCTGCAGCCGCGCGTGACGGCCGGCGAGACCGTCGACAGCGAGCTGCTCGAGCTGGCCCTCACACCTTTCCCGGCCCACACGACGCGCTACCACCATGACGTAGCCGAGGTGCTGGCCCTCCTGGACAAAGGTGAGGCACAGGCCGCTGTGCTGCTGCGCCCGACCTCGGTAGGCCAGATCGAGGCCGCCGCCCGCGAGGGGCGGCGGTTGCCCCAGAAGTCGACCTTCTTCCACCCCAAACCCCGCACGGGTGTCGCCTTC